The following is a genomic window from Staphylococcus capitis subsp. capitis.
TCATTGCTGCCCATTCCGCACTATGATTATCTAACTCTCTTAAATCATGAGTAAACACGTGACGTTCAGATTCTTCTTTAATTACAACTGCACATGCACTTCTACCCGGATTACCTTTAGTTGCCGCATCAAAGTATATTTTTGCCATCTCATATACACCTTCGTTTGTAAGTTTGACTATATTGTAGCAAATTTATAAATAGACAGGTCAAATCATTTCTTTCCTGACTTTTTCTTGAAAATAATTACCTTTATAGACTTGTTTTATACCTGTATATTGAGACAAGATTCTGAAAAAACGCGCACATAAAAAATGCCGACAAAGCCCGCAGACTTTATCGACAGTCTCAATTAACTTAGTTCTTTAATAAGTTGACTAAGAATTAATAGCCTTCATCAAGTTTTTGAATCTTACCTTTGCGATAGAAAGATTTAGCAATGTAACCGAAAGGCACATTGAATATAGTTGAAATAAGTTTTAATAGGTAAGTTGTTATAAATATTTCGAACACAGCCATATTAGGTAAAGTACCTGCGAATGCAATGATAACAAATAATGCTGTATCTATAATTGAACTTAAAATCGTACTACCATAAGCACGTATAATAAACGTTTTATCTGAGCTGAAAATCTTTTTAATCATTGAAAAGATAAACACATCTACATGTTGCCCGATAATATATGCAACGATTGAACCTAAAGCAATTCTAGGCACTAAATCAAAGATTGTTTTAAGCGCACCTTGAGCAGTATCTTCAGGTGCAGGTATAAAGTGTAAAGACATTTGCATTACAATAATCATTACTAATGTTGAAGAAAAACTCAGCCAAACGGCACGTTTTGCTACTTTTCTGCCGTAAATATCATTCAATATGTCTGTAGCAAGATAGATAGAGGCGAACATAACATTCCCTAATGTCGCCGAAATGCCAAATATATGAACTGTCTTTATGACTTGAATATTAGCTATAATTGTTCCCATTGCTACCCATGCAATTAAACCATGTTTCCCAAAAAAGCGATACATGAGAACCATTAAAATAAATGTAACTATAAACGAAGCTACACCAAAAATCTCATTAAACATCTTACATCCTCCTAAATTTTGTTAAAGCGGGTGTTTAGAAACCGCGAAAAAACAACCTAATTAGTTTACTTTAAAAAACAAAAATATGCAATAGCGTTACTAAAATTTACATAATACATACAACTCAATCAGCATTCTTTCTCAGTACCATTTGCAACAAACTTCCAATAATTAAATATAAATTGATTATTTCAAAATACGTCCCTAACAATGCTATAATACAAACATGTGAAACAAGAGATGTAACATTAATAAAGTATATAGCTAAAGGAAGTGGAGGCTATACTCACTTATTCAGAACAAAAAGCGATTAATAAAATCGACGAGCTCATGAACACTTATTGTTACCAATGCCCACTAAAAGCGCACAACAGAAAAACGCAAGGTAAAACACAAGCGCATCATTTTTGCATTAATGAGTGTTCAATAGGTAAACAAATCAAACAAATAGGGAACGAGCTACAATAGGAGGACACCAATATGGAAATCGTAGCAATTTCAGAAACACCAAATCACAACACTATGAAAATTTCTTTAAGTGAACCACGTCAAGATAATTCTTCAACAACTTATACTTCTGCTAAAGAAGGGCAACCAGAATTTATTAATCGATTATTCGATATCGATGGCGTCAAATCTATTTTTTATGTGATGGACTTCATCTCAGTTGACAAAGAAGATGACGCAAACTGGGATGATTTATTACCACAAATTCAAGCAGCTTTTAATCATTAATATAAACGTTTTATTTAAAAGGGGGGCTAAAAAATGGAGATTGTTCGTGTAGAACCTACTCCTAGTCCTAATACAATGAAAATTGTATTATCTGAAAAAAGAGAAGATAATCAATCCAATACTTATACTGAAGTAAGAGAAAATCAACCGCAATTTATTAACGATCTTCTCAAACTTGAAGGCGTAAAATCCATCTTTTATGTGATGGATTTCCTAGCAATAGACAAACAACCAAAGGCCAATTGGGAAGACGTCTTACCTCAAATCACTTCAACACTTAATAATGAATCAAGCTATAATCAAGAACCTCAACCAGACGAACATTATGGTGAAGTTCGTGCGGAAGTTCTAATGTTTAAAGGGATACCTTATCAACTTAAGATTACAACAAATAAAGATGAACAACGTAAACAATTACCAGAAATTTATATCGATAAAATGCTAGAAGCCCAAAAAGAAAATGATAATGTAGTATTCTTGAGAAAATGGGAAGATTTCGGCATTCGATATGGTAATGTGGAAGAAGTAATGGAGAGCGTTTATGAAGAAGTTATCGCACTTTATCCCGAAGAACGCCTTGATTCGCTAGTTAAAGAAGCACTTGAAACTGATATTAAAGTTCCAGAACAACATTATCAACATGTCACATTGGATGAGTATGATTCAGCACAAGATTGGAAAGCACGTCTCAGAATGCTTAAGGCATTTCCAACACCTACATTTGATGATATCCCGTTGTTAGAAACAGCACTTAATGAAGAGAAAATCCCTTTAAGACGTGAAGCTGTTGTGCTACTAGGGATGATTGAAGATCCTAAAATTTTACCTTATATTTATCAAGGTCTTCACGACAAAAGTCCAGCTGTAAGAAGAACTGCTGGCGATTGCCTTAGTGACTTAGGTTTCAAAGAAGCTTTACCAGAAATGGAAAAAGCACTTGATGACCCTCAAAAAATCGTAAGATGGCGTGCAGCGATGTTTATTTTTGATGAGGGTAATGAGGAACAATTGGCATCACTAAAAGCACATGCAGACGATTCAGCGTATGAAGTCAAACTTCAAATAGAAATGGCTATCTCCAGAATAGAAAATGGAGATGAGGCTTTAGGTTCAGTTTGGAAACAAATTGCTAATCGGAAAAGATAACTTATTTAATGTTTAATAATAAATGACAAAAGAAGTATCAAGGAGTGTTAATATGAACGGCTATGAGTCTTATATGAGAGAATTAGCTCAGCAAATGCGTGCTGAACTTACTGAAAATGGTTTCAAAAGTTTAGAAACTAGTGACGATGTGAAGGGTTACATGAATGACGTAAAAGATGATGAAACAACATTCGTTGTTATTAATTCAACATGTGGTTGTGCAGCAGGATTAGCTAGACCAGCTGCTGTAGCGGTTGCTGAACAAAACGAAGTGAAACCCACAAATAAAGTAACTGTTTTTGCAGGTCAGGATAAAGAAGCAACACAAACAATGCGTGAATACATCCAACAAGTGCCTTCTAGTCCTTCATATGCCTTGTTTAAAGGGCAAAACTTAGTTCACTTTATTCCACGTGAACATATTGAAGGCAGAGATATTAACGATATCGCAATGGATTTAAAAGACGCTTTTGATGACCATTGCCAATAATTTTTTAATTGTACTACCCCGAGTTACAGCATTTCACAATGTAACTCGGTTTTTTTATCCAAAAAAAGAAATTTGTCATCTTAAATAGCTCTCCCTATCAACAGTTAATGATTTCTAGTATAATATTCAGTAATATAATTTATTAATAATAACTAAAATAAAGTGATTTACTTAAAGGAGCTGTACATATGTATAATCCATTCGACAAAGCGTATCATAGCTTATGCGAAGAGGTATTAGAAATAGGTAATCAACGTGATGATCGTACTCATACTGGTACAATTTCTAAGTTTGGTCATCAATTAAGATTTGATTTATCAAAGGGGTTCCCTTTATTAACAACTAAAAAAGTTTCATTTAAATTAGTAGCTACAGAATTGTTGTGGTTTATTAAAGGTGATACGAACATACAATATTTACTTAAATATAATAATAATATATGGAACGAGTGGGCCTTCGAAAATTACGTTAATTCTGAAGACTATCAAGGACCTGACATGACTAACTTTGGACATCGTTCTCAAGAAGATCCAGAATTTAATGAGCAATATAAAAAAGAGATGAAAAAATTTAAAGAACGTATTCTAAATGATGATGAATTCGCTCGCCAATATGGTGATTTAGGTAATGTTTACGGTAAACAGTGGAGAGACTGGGAAGATAAAGATGGTAATCACTACGATCAGCTAAAAACAGTGATTGAGCAAATTAAAACAAATCCTAATTCTCGCCGTCATATTGTGTCTGCGTGGAATCCTACAGAGATTGAGACCATGGCGCTACCACCATGTCACACTATGTTCCAATTTTACGTCCAAGATGGTAAATTAAGTTGCCAGCTTTATCAACGTAGTGCTGACATTTTCTTAGGTGTACCTTTCAATATTGCGAGCTACGCCTTACTTACTCATCTCATCGCAAAAGAATGTGGACTTGAAGTAGGTGAATTTGTTCATACCTTCGGAGATGCACATATTTATTCAAACCATATGTCAGCTATTGAAACTCAACTTTCTCGTGAGAGTTACAAAGCACCGACTTTACAGATAAATTCAGACAAATCCATTTTCGATATCAATTATGAAGATTTAGAAATTGTGGATTATGAATCACACCCTGCTATCAAAGCACCTATAGCGGTATAGATTGACTTACTTTATAAATAAAAACATAGAAATCTAATCATATTTACCATAAGAAAGGGGGAAGACGATGACTTTATCCATCCTCGTCGCACATGATAAACAAAGAGTTATCGGATATCAAAATCAATTACCTTGGCACCTTCCAAATGATTTAAAACACGTTAAACAATTATCAACTGGTCACACATTGGTAATGGGTAGAAAAACTTTCGAATCTATTGGGAAACCTTTACCAAATAGACGAAATGTTGTATTAACAAATAATCATTCATTTAAACACGAAGGTGTCGATGTCATTCATTCTATTGAAGAAATTAATGATATTCCTGGACAAGTATTTATTTTTGGTGGACAAACACTTTTCGAAGAAATGATAGATAAAGTTGATGACATGTATATCACTGTTGTCGACGGTAAGTTCCAAGGAGATACATTCTTCCCTCCTTATACATTTGAAGATTGGGAAGTTGAGAGTTCTGTTGAAGGACAATTAGACGAAAAAAATACTATTCCGCATACATTTTTACATTTAGTGCGCAGAAATGACCAATAGGAGGCTATTTATGACTAAACAAGTTATCGTCACGGATTCCACCTCTGATTTATCACATGAATACTTAAAGAAACATGATATTCACGTTATTCCTTTAAGTATCACTATTGATGGTAATTCTTATACTGATCAAGAAGACATTTCTTCTAAAGAATATATTGAATATATCGAGGCAGATGCAGACGTCAAAACGAGTCAACCGCCCATCGGTAAATTTATAGAAAAATATGAAGAGTTAATTAAAGAAGATGTAGAGATTATTAGCATACATCTATCTTCAGGTCTGAGTGGTACTTATAATACTGCCGTTCAAGCTAGTCAAATGGTAGGCGGTAAAATTACTGTTATCGATTCTAAATCAATCTCATATGGCTTAGGTTATCAAATAGAGCACATCGTTGATTTAGTTGGAAAGGGGACACCTACAACTGACATTGTTGAAAGTGTCGACAAACTACGCGATAATATTCAACTTTTCGTAGTCATAGGACAATTGAATCAACTTATTAAGGGCGGACGTATTAGTAAAACTAAAGGTTTAATAGGGAATATTATGAAGATTAAACCCATAGGTACATTAAATGAGGGAAAATTAGAACTTGTTCATAATGCTAGAACTCAAAAATCTAGCATTCAATATTTAAAGAAAGAAATAACTGAATTTATTGAAAATCATAATGTTAAATCAATAGGTGTCGCGCATGCGAATGTGATTGAATTTGTTGATAAACTCAAAAAGTCATTTAGCGATGCTTTTCATTTTGATCAATTTGATGTCAACATCACAACTCCAGTTATTTCAACTCACACAGGTAAAGGTGCTATTGGTCTAGTTGTACTTAGAGATTAATTCTATAGGATAAACTCTAGCTATTTAATGTTGAGTAAAATACTTTAAATTACATGGTGTTTAGCGTAAATTATTAAAAAAGAGACAACTTAAGGAGGTACTACTATGGCATATGCAACGCTTGCAGGAGGTTGTTTCTGGTGTATGGTAAAACCATTTACTTCTTACCCAGGAATAAAATCTGTCGTTTCAGGATATAGTGGTGGTCACGTTGAAAATCCCACTTATGAACAAGTCTGTACGAATCAAACTGGTCACGTTGAAGCTGTACAAATTGAATACGATCCTGAAATTACTTCCTTCGAAAATATATTAGATGTTTACTTTAAAACATTCGACCCCACAGATGATGGTGGTCAGTTCTTCGATAGAGGTGAAAGTTATCAGCCAGTAATCTTTTATCATGATGATAATCAGAAAAAGGCAGCTGAATTGAAAAAACAACAAATTGATGAGCAAGGTATATTTAATAAACCTGTCATCACACCAATCAAACCTTATAAAAACTTCTATCCTGCTGAAGATTATCACCAAGACTATTATGAGAAAAATCCATTGCATTATGAGCAATACCAACGTGGATCTGGCAGAAAAGCATTTATAGAATCACATTGGGGGTCTCAAAATGATTAAGAAAAATAAAGATGAATTGAATGAAATGGAATATCTTGTCACTCAAGAAAATGGCACAGAACCACCATTCCAAAATGAATATTGGAATCATTTTGATAAAGGTATTTATGTTGATAAATTATCTGGTAAACCTTTATTCACATCAGAAGAAAAATTTGAATCTAACTGTGGTTGGCCAAGTTTCTCCAAAGCATTAAATGATGATGAAATCATTGAACTCGTTGATAAATCTTTTGGTATGATAAGAACTGAAGTACGTTCTGAAGATGCTAATAGTCATTTAGGACATGTATTCAATGACGGTCCGAAGGAAACCGGTGGTCTACGCTATTGTATTAATTCAGCAGCTATTCAATTTATTCCATATGAAAAGTTAGAAGAACTTGGATATGGTGATTTAATTCCACACTTTGAAAAATAGGAGTGAACAACAATGTTTAAAAAATTATTCGGAAAAGGCAAAGAAATCAATAAAGATATTAAAATATACGCACCGTTAACAGGTGAATATGTGAAAATTGAAGATATTCCTGACCCTGTATTTGCACAAAAAATGATGGGTGAGGGTTTTGGTATAAATCCTACAGAAGGTGAAGTCGTTGCACCAATTGAAGGCAAGGTCGACAATGTCTTCCCAACTAAGCACGCTGTAGGACTTAAAGCAGACAATGGATTAGAACTACTCGTACACATTGGTCTAGATACTGTTCAACTTGATGGGGAAGGCTTTGAAGTATTAGTCGAAAGTGGTGACACTGTGAAGGTAGGCGACCCACTTATTCGTTTTGATTTAGAATATATTAAAAATAATGCTAAATCAGTCATTTCACCAATTATTATCACAAATTCTGACCAAACTGAGTCTATTCATTTAGAAGATGTAGAAGCAGTTGTTAAAGGCGAGACTCAAGTTATTGATGTGACTGTAAGCTAATGGTTAAAAATTACTCATTCTATCAATTTGTTATGACTGTTCGTGGTCGTAAAGACGATAAAGGGGAATTAGCTGAGCAAATCTTTGATGACCTTGCATTTCCTAAACATGAAGATGACTTCAACGTCCTTTCAGAGTACATTGAAACTCAAAGTGAGTTTACTGTACCCATGTATGTCTTTGATGATTTATACGAAGAGTATACTGAATGGTTAAAATTTTAAAATTAAACAAAGTTTTTACTAATAAAAAAGGGAGTGAACTTTGTGTTCAAACGATTAAAGTTGAATACTATTTCACTCCCACATTTTTGTTTGATTTTGTATATTAATTAAAGCCATCATTTACATATGTTAGCATGATTCTCAATTTTTCAAATTAATTTAAGATACATCTTACGACTCATGTATATGAAACATAGTTATATAATAATGAAGAGTAGTCTTCGCTTAATTTGCTTCACAGTTGGAGAAGTTGTCTATTTTATATATTTTCTAACTTCATTTTCATAAAAAAGGGAGAACTAAGAGCATATACATAATGATTAATATAAATTTAGCAAGTACAAGGGATGTGATAAAGTGAGTAATGATTCAGAACGTAATGATGCACAACAACAAGACGACGAAAGTCAATCAAATTCTCAAAATAAAAACAAACAAGTGAGATTTAAACTTTGGCAGTTTCTGTTGATTCTTCTTGGAGTTATTTTAATAACAGCAGGAATCACTGTGGCCGCGACGATATTGATTAGTCATAAGATGAGCGGACTCAATAAAGATCAACGTGCAGATTTAAAAAAGATAGAATATGTATATAAGACGCTAAATAAAGATTATTATAAAAAGCAAGATTCAGATAAATTAACACAATCAGCAATTGATGGAATGGTTAAAGAATTAAAGGATCCATATTCAGAATATATGACTTCTGAGGAAACTAAACAATTCAATGAAGGTGTGTCAGGAGATTTCGTTGGTATTGGCGCAGAAATGCAGAAGAAAAATGATCAAATTAGTATTACCAGTCCAATGAAAGACTCACCAGCTGAAAAAGCAGGAATACAACCGAAAGATGTTGTAACGAAAGTTAATGGTAAATCTGTTGAAGGCAAACCATTAGACCAAGTCGTAAAACTAGTCAGAGGTAAAAAAGGTACTAAAGTAACTTTAACTATAAAACGAGGTTCTCAGGAAAAAGACATTAAAATTAAACGTGATACGATTCATGTTAAGAGTGTCGAATACGAGAAAAAAGGCAACGTTGGTGTCTTTACTATTAATAAATTCCAAAGTAATACATCTGGAGAATTAAAATCTGCAATTATCAAGGCACACAAACAAGGTGTACGTAAAATAGTATTAGATTTACGTAACAATCCAGGTGGTCTTCTAGACGAAGCTGTTAAAATGGCCAACATCTTTATCGATAAAGGAAAAACAGTTGTTCAATTAGAAAAAGGCGATGATAAGGAGCAATTGAAAACATCAAATGATTCATTGAAACAAGCAAAAGATATGGATGTTTCTATCTTAGTTAATGATGGTTCAGCAAGTGCATCAGAAGTCTTTACAGGTGCTATGAAAGATTATCATAAGGCTAAGGTTTATGGCTCTAAAACATTTGGTAAAGGAATTGTACAAACTACACGTGAATTCGGTGATGGTTCATTACTAAAATATACTGAAATGAAATGGTTAACACCTGATGGTCATTATATTCATGGTAAAGGTATTCAACCGGACAGTAAAATAGCTACACCTAAATATCAATCTCTTAACGTTATACCTAATAATAAAACTTATCATTTAGGTGACGAGAATAAGAATGTTAAAACGATGAAAATTGGACTCACAGCCTTAGGTTATAAAGTGAATAATGAGTCTAACCAATTTGATTCAGAATTAGAATCTACAATTAAATCCTTCCAGAAAGACAATCATTTGGAAGTAACCGGAAAATTTGATAAAAAGACAAATGATAAATTCACTCAAGAATTAGTTGAAAAATCAAATAAACATGATACTGTATTAGACAAATTACTTAAAAAACTTAAGTAAGATATTGTTTGAAAAGTAAATATAGGTTTGATTAAATCGTATTTATATGACTTAAAGTACTATTAGAGAGAATGTATCGCTCATTTATTTAACACAATCTATATAATAGTTAGCGACTTTAGTTATATAAGTTTAAAATACGCCTCATTTGTTAAATTATATAAGAAATGGGGCGTATCATTTTTTTAATAATATAAAAAAGAGGTGTTTTGGCAAGATGATTAGAATAGCAACAAAAAATGATTTACCTGTAATTGAAAAACTCGTTGATGAAGCAAAAGAAAAAATGAAAGAATTTAATAATAATCAATGGGACGATAAATACCCTGTAACCGAACATTTTGAGAAAGACATCGAAACCGAAACACTTTATGTATTGGATGTAGATAGTAAAATTTACGGTTTTATTGTTATCGACCAAACACAATCAGAGTGGTATGATGACATTGAATGGCCAGTTAATCGTGAAGGTGCTTATGTTATCCATAGATTAGCTGGATCAAAAGATTATAAAGGTGCAGCAACTGAACTTTTCCAATTTGCGGTAGATTTAACAGAGGAACATGGCATACATGTTATTCTTACTGACACGTTTGCGCTAAATAAACCCGCGCAAAATCTTTTTGAGAAATTTGGATTTACTAAAGCTGGAGAAGCAGAAATGGATTATCATCCTTTCGATAGAGGCGCACCATTTTACGCTTATTATAAAAAAATATAGGAATAGAGGTTGTAACTATGTCGAAAATTGCATTTACCGGTGGAGGAACAGTAGGACACGTATCTGTTAACTTGAGTCTTATTCCTACTGCTGTGGAAAAAGGTCATGAAGCGTTTTATATCGGTTCTAAACAAGGAATTGAAAGAGAGATAATTGAATCTCAACTACCAGATATAAAATACTATCCTATTTCTAGTGGTAAATTACGTCGTTATTTATCATTTGAAAATGCTAAAGACGTTTTTAATGTATTAAAAGGCGTGTTAGATGCACGTAAAATTCTAAAAAAACATAAACCTGATTTATTATTTTCAAAGGGCGGATTCGTAAGCGTTCCTGTGGTCATTGCAGCCCGCTCACTAAAAATACCTACAATCATCCACGAATCTGATCTAACACCAGGACTTGCGAATAAAATCGCACTTAAATTCGCTAAAAAAATTTATACGACATTTGAAGATACACTTCAATATCTTCCTAAAGACAAAGCTGACTTTGTTGGCGCAACCGTTCGTGAGGATTTGAAACAAGGTAATAAAGAACGTGGTTATCAATTAACCGGTTTTAACACAGATAAAAAGGTCTTACTCGTCATGGGTGGTAGTCTTGGTAGTAAGAAACTCAATGAAACAATTCGTGAAAATCTAGAGGCCTTATTACATGATTATCAAATTATCCATTTAACTGGTAAAGGACTAGTTGATAACACTATTGATAAAAAAGGTTATGTTCAATATGAGTTTGTTAAAGATGATTTAACTGATTTATTAGCTATAACAGATACAGTAGTAAGTCGTGCCGGTGCAAATGCGATTTATGAATTCTTAACATTAAGAATACCTATGTTATTAATCCCATTAGGTTTAGATCAATCTCGTGGAGACCAAATTGATAACGCTAAAAACTTTTCATCGAAAGGCTATGGCCGATATACACTTGAAGATGAACTAACTCAAGTAGGTTTATTACAAGAGTTAAATGATATTGAAACAAATCGTGAAAATATCATTAAACAAATGAAAACATATAAAGAAAGTTACACTAAAGAAGATTTATTTGATAAAATTGTACATGATGCATTAAATAAGTAGGGGGCACCAAGCATGAACCGTTGGACGCGCATTTCATTACTCATTGTTTTCACACTCGTTTTTGGGATAATCGCATTTTTCCATGAATCTCGTCTAGGAAAGTGGATTGATAATGAGGTTTATGATTTTATTTATGCATCAGAGAGTTTTATCACTACATCAATTATGCTAGGTGCGACTAAAATTGGTGAAGTTTGGGCCATGTTATGTCTATCACTCACACTTGTAGCATATTTAATGTTAAAACGTTATCAAATTGAAACATTATTCTTTGCTATAGCAATGGGTCTTTCAAGCATACTTAATCCTGTCCTTAAAAATATTTTCGACAGAGAACGTCCAACACTCCTACGTTTAATTGATATTTCTGGATTTAGCTTTCCTAGTGGACACGCAATGGGCGCAACCTCTTACTTTGGAAGCATCATTTACATTTTAAATCGCCATGATTCAGGTATTTCTAAAGGTGTTTTAATAGGATTAAGTGCATTATTCATATTATTAATTTCAACATCAAGAGTCTATTTAGGCGTTCATTATCCTACTGATATTATTGCAGGTATTATTGGTGGCGCCTTTTGTATTGTACTATCGACACTTATCCTAAAGAAACAACTCGCCATATAAACTTTGCACGACAAATAATAACCTAACCACTGAAATGATTCTTAAAAAGAAGATTTCAGTGGTTTTTTTGTGTTTGAATGAGAATTTATTTATGCCTTCTTGAATGTAATTTTAATGTAAATAATATTTATATAATATAAATATCTTTGTTTTATTTTTGAATCAATATAGACTATAAATGCTTTTATATAAGTGTTTATAGTCTTTTTGTTTTTGAAAAATAATAAACAAAAGTTTTTGATTTACGAAAACTTAATTTTGAAAAAAGTTTCCTTTAATAGAAAATTCTTATACTGAATTTGCGATTACATCTTCAAAGGAGCAAAGACATGATACAAATCAAGGATTTAAACAAAGTTTATGAAAATGGTAGTCACACAGTTAAAGATTTTAATCTAGATATTCATGACAACGAATTTGTTGTATTTGTTGGACCATCGGGATGTGGGAAGTCTACGACCTTACGTATGATAGCAGGTCTAGAAGATATTAGTAAGGGAACAATTAGCATCGACGATAAAGTGATTAATGATTTACAACCTAAAGATCGTAATATAGCTATGGTGTTTCAAAATTATGCACTTTATCCTCATATGACTGTTTATAAAAACTTAGCATTTGGATTAAAAATGCGTGGTATTAAGAAGAGAGTTTATGATAAGAAAATTCAAGATGCTGCCAAAATATTAGAAATAGAAAATCTTCTTCAACGTAAACCTAAAGCATTATCCGGAGGCCAACGTCAACGTGTGGCGTTAGGAAGAGCAATAGTGAGAGACGCACAAATCTTTTTAATGGATGAGCCACTTTCAAATTTAGATGCCAAATTAAGAAGTAATATGAGAAGCGAAATCATTAAAATACATAAAGAAATGAATGCAACAACAATCTATGTCACACATGATCAAACGGAAGCAATGACGATGGCCTCACGCATTGTGATACTAAATCAAGGTGAAATTCAACAAATTGGCACGCCAGAAGAAATCTACCGTCACCCAGTAAATGAATTTGTTGCAACATTTATAGGTAGCCCTTCGATGAATATTATCCCGTTAACTTACCATATGGACGC
Proteins encoded in this region:
- a CDS encoding YozE family protein — encoded protein: MVKNYSFYQFVMTVRGRKDDKGELAEQIFDDLAFPKHEDDFNVLSEYIETQSEFTVPMYVFDDLYEEYTEWLKF
- a CDS encoding S41 family peptidase: MSNDSERNDAQQQDDESQSNSQNKNKQVRFKLWQFLLILLGVILITAGITVAATILISHKMSGLNKDQRADLKKIEYVYKTLNKDYYKKQDSDKLTQSAIDGMVKELKDPYSEYMTSEETKQFNEGVSGDFVGIGAEMQKKNDQISITSPMKDSPAEKAGIQPKDVVTKVNGKSVEGKPLDQVVKLVRGKKGTKVTLTIKRGSQEKDIKIKRDTIHVKSVEYEKKGNVGVFTINKFQSNTSGELKSAIIKAHKQGVRKIVLDLRNNPGGLLDEAVKMANIFIDKGKTVVQLEKGDDKEQLKTSNDSLKQAKDMDVSILVNDGSASASEVFTGAMKDYHKAKVYGSKTFGKGIVQTTREFGDGSLLKYTEMKWLTPDGHYIHGKGIQPDSKIATPKYQSLNVIPNNKTYHLGDENKNVKTMKIGLTALGYKVNNESNQFDSELESTIKSFQKDNHLEVTGKFDKKTNDKFTQELVEKSNKHDTVLDKLLKKLK
- a CDS encoding GNAT family N-acetyltransferase, with product MIRIATKNDLPVIEKLVDEAKEKMKEFNNNQWDDKYPVTEHFEKDIETETLYVLDVDSKIYGFIVIDQTQSEWYDDIEWPVNREGAYVIHRLAGSKDYKGAATELFQFAVDLTEEHGIHVILTDTFALNKPAQNLFEKFGFTKAGEAEMDYHPFDRGAPFYAYYKKI
- a CDS encoding undecaprenyldiphospho-muramoylpentapeptide beta-N-acetylglucosaminyltransferase, whose translation is MSKIAFTGGGTVGHVSVNLSLIPTAVEKGHEAFYIGSKQGIEREIIESQLPDIKYYPISSGKLRRYLSFENAKDVFNVLKGVLDARKILKKHKPDLLFSKGGFVSVPVVIAARSLKIPTIIHESDLTPGLANKIALKFAKKIYTTFEDTLQYLPKDKADFVGATVREDLKQGNKERGYQLTGFNTDKKVLLVMGGSLGSKKLNETIRENLEALLHDYQIIHLTGKGLVDNTIDKKGYVQYEFVKDDLTDLLAITDTVVSRAGANAIYEFLTLRIPMLLIPLGLDQSRGDQIDNAKNFSSKGYGRYTLEDELTQVGLLQELNDIETNRENIIKQMKTYKESYTKEDLFDKIVHDALNK
- a CDS encoding phosphatase PAP2 family protein, with amino-acid sequence MNRWTRISLLIVFTLVFGIIAFFHESRLGKWIDNEVYDFIYASESFITTSIMLGATKIGEVWAMLCLSLTLVAYLMLKRYQIETLFFAIAMGLSSILNPVLKNIFDRERPTLLRLIDISGFSFPSGHAMGATSYFGSIIYILNRHDSGISKGVLIGLSALFILLISTSRVYLGVHYPTDIIAGIIGGAFCIVLSTLILKKQLAI
- a CDS encoding ABC transporter ATP-binding protein, translating into MIQIKDLNKVYENGSHTVKDFNLDIHDNEFVVFVGPSGCGKSTTLRMIAGLEDISKGTISIDDKVINDLQPKDRNIAMVFQNYALYPHMTVYKNLAFGLKMRGIKKRVYDKKIQDAAKILEIENLLQRKPKALSGGQRQRVALGRAIVRDAQIFLMDEPLSNLDAKLRSNMRSEIIKIHKEMNATTIYVTHDQTEAMTMASRIVILNQGEIQQIGTPEEIYRHPVNEFVATFIGSPSMNIIPLTYHMDAWYFDAQKVADQSVVQLSSHSQCRLGIRPEDLHLITNDDKRAYPIQLTNLKIDLVELTGSYKLLHCHHDDHKIVAAVDSNLNFELGQNVSIGIHSKDAHYFHSESGERMKEEVVS